Below is a window of Bacillota bacterium DNA.
CGGCTGCACGATCCCGTGAGCCTTGATGGACTCGGCCAGCTCTGCCAGCTTCGCGTCGTCGAATCGCTTCCTCGGCTGGTACGGGTTGGGCCGGATCTGATCGATGGGCAGCTCCTGAACCCTCTCAGCGTCCTCTGGACGCATATCTGGTATAAGCGCACTAAGCCCCTTGCCCAGCCCCTTCCTAGGCACTGGCCATCACTTCCTTCGCCAGTTGTCTGTATGCTTCGGCGCCCTTGGACCTGTCGTCGTACAAGATGATAGGCTTCCCGTAACTGGGCGCCTCGCTGAGGCGAATGTTCCTAGGAATTACCGTAGCGTACACTTTCTCCTTGAAGAACTGCCTCACTTCATCTATCACCTGCTGAGAAAGGTTCGTGCGTGGATCGTACATGGTCAGCACCACGCCCTCGATTCTCAATCCGGGATTCAGATGCTTCTGCACGAGCTGAATTGTGTTCAGCAGCTGGCTCAGTCCCTCGAGCGCATAATACTCGCACTGGATCGGCACTATGACCGAGTCCGCCGCGGTGAGAGCGTTGAGCGTCAGTAGACCGAGGGAGGGTGGGCAGTCGATTATTACGTAAGCGTATCTCTGGCGCACGCTGTCGAGGGCCCTGCGCAGTCTGACCTCCCGTGACATCGTCGACACGAGCTCGATCTCCGCCCCCGCCAGTTGAATGCTTGCCGGCACTACCTTGAGAGCAGGAATCGCGGTCTCGAGGATCAGGCTCTCCAACGGCTGATCATTGATGATAGCGTCATACACGCACCGCTTCGTGGACCCCTTGTCGACCCCAACGCCGCTGCTTGCGTTGCCCTGCGGGTCGACGTCCACGAGAAGCACAGGCATCCCTTGTACGGCGATGCAGGCGC
It encodes the following:
- a CDS encoding AAA family ATPase, producing the protein MAKVMAVVNQKGGVGKSTTAVNLSACIAVQGMPVLLVDVDPQGNASSGVGVDKGSTKRCVYDAIINDQPLESLILETAIPALKVVPASIQLAGAEIELVSTMSREVRLRRALDSVRQRYAYVIIDCPPSLGLLTLNALTAADSVIVPIQCEYYALEGLSQLLNTIQLVQKHLNPGLRIEGVVLTMYDPRTNLSQQVIDEVRQFFKEKVYATVIPRNIRLSEAPSYGKPIILYDDRSKGAEAYRQLAKEVMASA